In Rhodococcus pseudokoreensis, the DNA window CGACGCGCGGATCAGCGCGATGACCTCGTCGAGGGCGTCGAGGGCCTTCACCAGTCCGCGCAGGATGTGAGCGCGTTCCTCGGCCTTGCGGAGCAGGTACTCGGTGCGCCTGCGGATGACCTCGACCTGGTGGGCGACGTACAGGCGGATCATCTGGTCGAGGCGCAGGGTGCGCGGCACGCCGTCGACGATGGACAGCATGTTGCAGCCGAAGCTGGTCTGCAGCTGGGTGTGCTTGTACAGGTTGTTGAGCACGACCTTCGCGACCGCGTCACGCTTGACGGTGACGACGATGCGCATACCCGCACGGTCCGAGGACTCGTCGTGGATGTCGGAGATGCCGGCGATCTTCGCGTCGCGCACCTGCTCGGCGATCGACGTGATCAGGTTGTCCGGGTTCACCTGGTACGGCAGTTCGGTGATGACGATCGTGGTGCGCCCCTTGGCGTCCTCCTCGATCTCCACGACACCGCGCATGCGGACCGAGCCGCGGCCGGTGGTGTAGGCGTCGTGGATGCCCTGGCCGCCGACGATCAGGCCGTGCGTCGGGAAGTCGGGGCCCTTCACGCGTTCCATGACCGCGGTGAGGGTGGACTCCTCGTCGGCTTCCCAGTTCTCCAGGGCCCAGTAGATGGCCTCGGCGACCTCACGCAGGTTGTGCGGCGGGATGTTGGTGGCCATACCGACGGCGATGCCGCCGGAACCATTGATCAACAGGTTGGGGATACGGCTGGGGAGAACTGACGGTTCCTGTGTACGACCGTCGTAGTTCGGGGTGAAGTCGACCGTCTCGTGGTCGATCTCCCGGAGCATTTCCATGGCCAGCGGAGTCAGCCGGCACTCGGTGTACCGCATCGCGGCGGCGCCGTCGTTGCCGCGGGAACCGAAGTTGCCCTGGCCGTCGACGAGCGGGTACCGCAGCGACCACGGCTGGGCCATGCGGACGAGCGTGTCGTAGATCGAGGAGTCGCCGTGGGGGTGGTAGTTACCCATCGTCTCGGCGACCGGTCGCGCAGACTTCACATAACCGCGATCGGGCCGGTAACCGTTGTCGTACATCGCGTACAGAACGCGGCGGTGCACCGGCTTGAGGCCGTCCCGCACGTCGGGCAGCGCACGACCCACGATCACGCTCATCGCGTAATCGATGTAGCTGCTCTGCATCTCCTGCTGAATGTCGACGGGCTCGATGCGGTCGTGCCCCGGTCCCTCCGGCGGCAACGTTGTGTCGGTCATGAGCTCCTTCTTCTACTCGGCTTGACGTCTCCTCGCGGACTCGCGGTCCAGCACGACGTCGCGCAACCACCCGAGTCTATAGGTGCAGGTCAGCTATGAGGGTGAAGGACTCGGGTGCGCCCGGGAATCGTTGCCGCAGGAGCCGCCTCAACTACTGGAGTTCGAGCTCCCTGCCCTGCGTTTCGGCGGCGAGGGATTCGGCGGCGAGCATGTCGGCCTCGAGTTCGAGCTCGGCGGCGACACGGTCGGGCGCCATCAACAGGGCGGTGATCGGGATCGTGACCACCAGCATGCCCAGCACGAAGACGGGGAACAGGATCGAGAACACCTCGAGTCCGTCCGGGCGCGCCACGGACTGGTCGACGGTGGCGCTCAGCCCGAACACGCCGGTGTAGTGCATGGCCACCAGTCCGACCGCCACGACCACCGACGCCACGAGTCGCAGCGTGCGCGACTCGAGGGCCGAGATGGACCACATGATTCCGGCGCCGACGACGAAGCCGATCGCGGCGGATGCCGTGGTCAGCACGATGTCGGAGTTCACCGCACCCTGGATTTCGAGGGAGGCGACGATCGCGAGGTCCATTCCGGTGAATCCGATGCCGAGGAGCACCGCACCGCCTGCGAGGCGACTGATCTCCACCGACGTGCTCGGCCGCCGGTGTTTCGTCGGCGGCGGGCTGATGATCACCAATGCCACCGCGGCGGCCGCGACGGGCACCACGAACGAGATCGCGATCCACAGGACGTCGTAGCGCACCACGCTGCCGTAGACCTCGAACCCGACCATCGCGATGTAATGCGGCAGCCAGGCGCCGAAACCGCCGATGGACAGCGCACCCCACGCCAGCCACAGGTACCGCTGCCTCGGGTTGGGCGCGGTCATCGCCTTGCGGGCGCTGGCGATACCGACGAAGACGCCGATGAACGACGTGACCGCCGCGAGGGCGACGATCCAGGTGCCCATGGAGAAGTGCTGCAACTCGTCCGACATGTTTCGAATCCTCAGTACGCGGCCGTGTGGAGCTTGGTCAGTGCGTATTCGGTGATCGCGACCAGGGCGCGTTTCGCCGATTCCCGGTCGCGCGCGTCGATCGGGATGATCGGCACGTCCTCGGAGATCGCGAGGGCAGCCCGAATGTCCTCGATGGGGTAACGCGGGGCGTCGTCGAACTCGTTGATCGCGACGAGGAACGGCAGCTGCCGGGCCTCGAAGAAGTCGACCGCCGCGAAACTCTCGTCCAGCCGGCGCGTGTCGATCAGGACGATCGCCCCGATCGCACCGCGGATCAGGTCGTCCCACATGAACCAGAACCGGTGCTGACCGGGCGTGCCGAACAGATACAGCACCAGGTCGTCGGCCAGGCTGATGCGACCGAAGTCCATGGCGACGGTGGTCGTGGCCTTCTGCGGCGTCGCAGCCAGGTTGTCGACGCCGTCGCTGGCGTTGGTCACGAGCGCCTCGGTGCGCAGCGGGACGATCTCGGAGACAGCCCCCACCAGCGTGGTCTTGCCGACACCGAACCCGCCGGCGATCACGATCTTGGTCGAGGTCACCCGATTGCGGGGATCAGATTTCGCGAAGTCCACTGAGGACCCTTTCGATGAGTTCACGACGTTCAAAGTCGGTCGAGTCTTCCTTCAGGGTGGCCAGGATCTGAAGATGACCGGCCTCGACCAGGTCGGCGACCAGGACGCGTGCCACTCCGAGGGGCACACCCACCCGGGCGGCGATCTCGGCGACCGACGGCGACTGCTGACACAACGCGACGATGGCCGCGTTGACGTCGTCGAGTTCCCACTGCCGGTCCACCGACTGCGG includes these proteins:
- a CDS encoding MHYT domain-containing protein yields the protein MSDELQHFSMGTWIVALAAVTSFIGVFVGIASARKAMTAPNPRQRYLWLAWGALSIGGFGAWLPHYIAMVGFEVYGSVVRYDVLWIAISFVVPVAAAAVALVIISPPPTKHRRPSTSVEISRLAGGAVLLGIGFTGMDLAIVASLEIQGAVNSDIVLTTASAAIGFVVGAGIMWSISALESRTLRLVASVVVAVGLVAMHYTGVFGLSATVDQSVARPDGLEVFSILFPVFVLGMLVVTIPITALLMAPDRVAAELELEADMLAAESLAAETQGRELELQ
- a CDS encoding DUF742 domain-containing protein produces the protein MPMNDHHSEQPGPNIVRPYSLTSGRTRPAVELALEALIQALPQSVDRQWELDDVNAAIVALCQQSPSVAEIAARVGVPLGVARVLVADLVEAGHLQILATLKEDSTDFERRELIERVLSGLREI
- a CDS encoding GTP-binding protein, which produces MTSTKIVIAGGFGVGKTTLVGAVSEIVPLRTEALVTNASDGVDNLAATPQKATTTVAMDFGRISLADDLVLYLFGTPGQHRFWFMWDDLIRGAIGAIVLIDTRRLDESFAAVDFFEARQLPFLVAINEFDDAPRYPIEDIRAALAISEDVPIIPIDARDRESAKRALVAITEYALTKLHTAAY